A DNA window from Bacteroides cellulosilyticus contains the following coding sequences:
- a CDS encoding tetratricopeptide repeat protein yields the protein MTPVHLQQWIQHPEALNRDTLYELRTLVARYPYFQSLRLLYLKNLYVLHDINFGAELRKAVLYVSDRRVLFYLIEGDRYALHPHTSAHAVGKELEKEPSIDRTLSLIDAFLATVPEEHSQTTGLDYAMDYTAYLIRDDEETNETDTSSTTPTEVPKLRGQDLIDGFIRQSETEEGISLKLPKEDNPLLLPLIEEETDEAEEETVAVADETSRSAVEETEQDDSCFTETLAKIYIKQRRYDKALEIIKKLSLNYPKKNAYFADQIRFLEKLIINAKSK from the coding sequence ATGACGCCTGTACATTTGCAACAATGGATACAGCATCCCGAGGCGTTGAATCGGGATACCTTGTACGAACTTCGTACGCTGGTAGCCCGTTATCCTTATTTTCAGTCCCTGCGATTGCTCTATCTCAAGAATCTCTATGTGCTGCACGATATCAACTTCGGTGCAGAATTGCGTAAAGCGGTATTGTATGTATCAGACCGCCGTGTATTGTTTTATCTGATTGAAGGTGACCGCTATGCACTCCATCCTCATACTTCCGCACATGCTGTGGGAAAGGAGTTGGAAAAGGAGCCGAGTATTGACCGTACCCTTTCGTTAATAGACGCTTTCCTTGCCACTGTTCCGGAAGAACATTCACAGACAACGGGATTGGATTATGCAATGGACTATACCGCTTACCTGATACGGGATGATGAAGAAACGAACGAAACAGATACCTCATCAACTACCCCGACGGAAGTACCGAAATTGCGTGGGCAGGATCTGATAGATGGTTTCATTCGTCAAAGCGAAACGGAGGAAGGTATCAGCCTGAAGTTACCCAAAGAAGACAACCCGCTTTTATTGCCGTTGATTGAAGAAGAAACGGATGAGGCAGAAGAGGAAACGGTGGCTGTTGCCGACGAAACTTCCCGGTCGGCAGTAGAGGAAACAGAGCAGGATGATAGCTGTTTTACCGAAACTTTGGCTAAAATCTATATCAAACAGCGCCGATATGACAAGGCTCTTGAAATTATTAAAAAATTAAGTTTGAATTATCCAAAAAAAAATGCTTACTTTGCAGACCAAATCAGATTTTTGGAGAAATTGATTATTAACGCTAAATCAAAATAA
- the secG gene encoding preprotein translocase subunit SecG, producing the protein MYLFLVILMVVASLLMCFIVLIQNSKGGGLASGFSSSNQIMGVRKTTDFLEKGTWFLAGFMVVMSIATAYVVPSSSGKGGDVILEQAQKEEKTNPYNMPTGTAAPQTEAPAAPATTAPAAEDSAN; encoded by the coding sequence ATGTACTTATTCTTAGTTATCTTAATGGTGGTTGCATCCTTGTTGATGTGCTTCATTGTATTGATTCAAAATTCCAAAGGAGGCGGTTTAGCATCCGGCTTTTCTTCTTCCAATCAGATTATGGGCGTACGCAAGACTACTGACTTTTTGGAAAAAGGAACATGGTTCCTGGCAGGATTTATGGTCGTAATGAGTATTGCTACTGCCTATGTTGTTCCCTCTTCTTCCGGTAAAGGCGGTGATGTGATTCTGGAACAGGCACAGAAAGAAGAGAAAACCAATCCGTACAACATGCCTACTGGTACAGCTGCTCCGCAGACAGAAGCTCCAGCAGCTCCTGCAACTACTGCTCCGGCCGCTGAAGATTCAGCTAACTAA
- a CDS encoding MFS transporter: MTEQLKLKMNDSKATRWGALVIVAFTMMAAYYVNDVVAPLKTMLESDLAWTSSDFGFFTGGYSFLNVFFLMLIWGGLILDRFGIRFTGKLSTILMVGGTALEYYAMTGLAGPDAQIFGLNEIFGYKAGVFVAFAGYSIFGVGAEVAGITVSKIIAKWFRGKELATAMGVQVALARIGSQAGYAVAIPLARAFGITTPVLVGLILLLGGLVAFFIFSVMDKKLDKQMEAAAIAAGTEGEEEKFSFKDVKNILVNPGFWLIALLCVLFYSCVFPFQKFASELMIIKYGINENVAGTFAGLPALGALILTPIFGGFIDKRGKSASIMILGAAMLIGVHFIYAIPAINYWLVAIGLMIILGIAFSLVPSAMWPAVAKIFPVSQLGTAYALIFFIQNIGLWGIPTLIGKVLDVYCIVGKKADGTNLYDYTIPMCIFTGIACLSLVVAFMLKRADKKYGYQLEEPNIQG, from the coding sequence ATGACAGAACAATTAAAACTTAAAATGAATGACTCTAAGGCTACCCGCTGGGGAGCATTGGTGATTGTTGCCTTTACGATGATGGCAGCTTACTATGTAAACGACGTGGTAGCACCGCTGAAAACGATGTTGGAGTCGGATCTTGCCTGGACAAGTAGTGATTTTGGATTCTTCACGGGTGGATACAGTTTCCTGAATGTATTCTTCTTGATGTTGATCTGGGGAGGATTAATTCTCGACCGTTTTGGAATCCGTTTTACCGGTAAATTGTCAACCATCCTGATGGTGGGAGGTACGGCACTTGAGTATTATGCCATGACAGGACTTGCCGGTCCGGATGCACAGATCTTCGGTCTGAATGAGATTTTCGGTTATAAAGCAGGGGTATTTGTCGCGTTTGCCGGTTATTCTATTTTCGGTGTAGGTGCGGAAGTTGCAGGTATCACAGTCTCTAAAATTATAGCCAAATGGTTTAGAGGTAAAGAGTTGGCTACGGCTATGGGCGTGCAGGTAGCATTGGCACGTATCGGTTCGCAAGCAGGTTATGCAGTGGCTATTCCTTTGGCACGTGCTTTCGGCATTACGACTCCGGTATTGGTAGGTTTGATTTTGCTGTTGGGAGGTTTGGTTGCTTTCTTTATCTTCTCAGTGATGGATAAGAAGCTGGACAAGCAGATGGAAGCGGCAGCCATAGCGGCAGGTACCGAGGGGGAGGAAGAGAAATTCTCCTTTAAGGATGTGAAGAATATCCTCGTTAATCCGGGCTTTTGGTTGATAGCTTTGCTGTGCGTATTGTTCTACTCTTGTGTATTCCCTTTCCAGAAGTTTGCTTCCGAACTGATGATTATCAAATATGGCATCAATGAAAACGTAGCAGGAACTTTTGCCGGACTACCGGCGTTGGGAGCACTGATCCTGACTCCTATATTCGGCGGATTTATAGATAAGCGTGGTAAGTCGGCTTCTATTATGATATTGGGAGCTGCCATGCTGATAGGTGTGCACTTTATTTATGCTATTCCTGCCATTAACTATTGGTTGGTAGCTATTGGTTTGATGATTATTCTGGGTATTGCTTTCTCTTTGGTGCCGTCTGCTATGTGGCCTGCAGTTGCCAAGATATTCCCGGTGAGCCAGTTGGGTACAGCTTATGCATTGATCTTCTTCATCCAGAATATTGGTTTGTGGGGGATTCCTACGCTGATTGGTAAAGTACTTGATGTCTATTGTATCGTAGGCAAGAAGGCAGATGGAACAAATCTGTACGATTATACGATACCGATGTGCATCTTTACCGGTATTGCCTGCTTATCTCTTGTGGTAGCCTTTATGTTGAAGAGAGCAGATAAGAAGTATGGCTATCAACTGGAGGAACCTAATATTCAAGGATAA
- a CDS encoding PqqD family protein gives METPEGKVSLLDAIPVRCDHILTEWEGDYAVISYPRFKYEWMRRLLLPKSMSPDIHVRLEEHGSAVWRLIDGRRTVQEIVSLLADHFHPDENYASRVTTYVMQLRKDGFIKLLSSVYFNQTSRIGIE, from the coding sequence ATGGAAACACCTGAAGGAAAAGTCAGTCTGCTGGATGCTATTCCGGTTCGTTGCGACCACATCCTGACCGAATGGGAAGGAGATTACGCTGTAATCTCCTATCCTCGGTTCAAGTATGAGTGGATGCGCAGGCTTTTGTTGCCGAAGAGTATGTCTCCTGATATTCATGTCCGCCTTGAAGAACACGGCAGCGCTGTGTGGCGGCTGATAGACGGACGGCGTACGGTGCAGGAGATTGTCTCACTGCTTGCCGATCACTTCCATCCTGATGAGAATTACGCTTCACGGGTCACGACCTATGTGATGCAACTACGGAAAGATGGATTTATAAAATTACTCTCCTCTGTCTACTTTAACCAAACCTCCCGTATTGGTATCGAATAA
- a CDS encoding DUF4831 family protein: protein MKKKNIVLLSALLFSVSAIAQTEVTAGVTRGKDYGVTYVLPKTEIELTVQATKHTYTPGEFSKYAERYLRLNNVSSEPETYWTLDKMQTEVIGVPDKENVYFVKMKDKTVAPLIELGKDGIVYSINMPLGSGQRKTTPTIQPKVTGNTPNVNPRDFLTEEILMANSTAKMAELVAKEIYSIRESKNALLRGEADNMPKDGAQLKLMLDNLTLQERAMTEMFAGKVTTEEKIYTIRIVPKEMKHEVAFRFSKKLGIVANNDLAGEPVYITIADLKSINIPEADPKKQVDGIAYNVPGRARVTLDYHNEELYNAEIPVTQFGVVEYLAPVLFNKNSVIKVLFDTNTGGLVKVDRGE from the coding sequence ATGAAGAAAAAGAATATAGTATTACTCTCAGCCCTGTTGTTCTCCGTTTCTGCCATAGCGCAAACAGAAGTGACGGCAGGTGTCACGCGTGGCAAGGATTACGGCGTAACTTACGTACTTCCGAAAACGGAAATCGAACTTACCGTACAAGCCACCAAACATACCTACACTCCCGGAGAATTCTCCAAGTATGCCGAACGCTATCTGCGGCTGAACAACGTCTCTTCCGAACCGGAAACTTATTGGACACTGGACAAGATGCAGACAGAAGTAATCGGTGTACCCGATAAAGAAAACGTATATTTCGTGAAGATGAAAGACAAAACCGTAGCCCCGCTTATCGAGTTGGGTAAGGATGGTATTGTCTACTCCATCAACATGCCGCTGGGTAGCGGACAACGTAAGACAACTCCGACCATTCAACCCAAAGTTACAGGTAACACTCCGAACGTCAATCCCCGAGACTTCCTCACAGAAGAAATCCTGATGGCAAACTCAACGGCTAAAATGGCGGAACTGGTAGCCAAAGAAATCTACAGTATCCGCGAAAGTAAGAATGCCCTGTTGCGCGGTGAAGCAGACAATATGCCCAAAGACGGTGCGCAGCTGAAGCTCATGCTGGACAACCTGACTTTACAGGAACGTGCCATGACGGAAATGTTTGCAGGTAAAGTGACCACAGAAGAGAAGATATACACCATTCGCATCGTCCCCAAAGAGATGAAGCATGAAGTTGCCTTCCGCTTCTCTAAGAAACTGGGTATCGTGGCCAACAACGACTTGGCAGGTGAACCGGTCTACATTACAATAGCCGATCTTAAAAGCATTAATATACCCGAAGCCGATCCCAAGAAACAAGTGGACGGCATTGCCTACAACGTACCGGGCAGAGCACGTGTTACATTAGACTATCACAATGAGGAACTGTATAATGCAGAAATTCCTGTTACGCAATTCGGTGTAGTAGAATACCTCGCCCCTGTCCTGTTCAACAAGAATTCTGTGATAAAAGTATTATTCGATACCAATACGGGAGGTTTGGTTAAAGTAGACAGAGGAGAGTAA
- a CDS encoding lactonase family protein: MRKLLFCMLGLAMTACAPRKAGNVNNGSDELAMLVGTYTDGNSKGIYTFRFNQETGLATSLSSIEVLNPSYLIPSEDGKFVYAVSEMNDTTAALNAFSFDKETGKLSLLNRQPTMGADPCYVATNGKEVLTANYSGGSMSVFPLKKNGSLEPVDTLFEGSTGGPDTERQATPHVHCTVFSPDGKYIFATDFSADRILRFVIHPKSIIPHPSAEAIDVDPNSGPRHLTFSPNGKYAYLISELSGNITAFSYLDGKLEKIQTIAADTLRARGSADIHLSPDGKYLYASNRLKGDGLAIFEVNPETGMLAKVGYQLTGIHPRNFIITPNGKYLLAACRDSHVIQVFQRDPVTGLLSDTHQDISIDKPVCIQFVK; the protein is encoded by the coding sequence ATGAGAAAACTTCTTTTCTGTATGCTTGGATTAGCAATGACAGCCTGCGCACCCCGCAAAGCGGGAAACGTAAACAACGGAAGTGACGAACTCGCCATGCTGGTAGGTACGTACACCGATGGAAACAGCAAAGGTATTTACACCTTCCGCTTCAACCAGGAAACGGGACTTGCCACCTCACTCAGTTCTATCGAAGTGCTCAACCCGTCTTATCTCATCCCTTCGGAAGATGGAAAGTTTGTCTATGCCGTCAGCGAAATGAATGACACAACAGCTGCTCTCAATGCTTTCTCCTTCGATAAGGAAACAGGGAAACTCAGTTTGTTGAACCGCCAGCCCACTATGGGAGCCGATCCCTGCTACGTTGCCACCAATGGAAAAGAAGTACTCACAGCCAACTATAGCGGAGGTAGCATGTCTGTCTTCCCGCTGAAAAAGAACGGTTCATTAGAGCCTGTCGATACGCTTTTTGAAGGTAGTACCGGCGGACCGGACACTGAAAGACAGGCAACACCCCACGTGCATTGCACTGTCTTCTCTCCGGATGGAAAATATATCTTTGCCACTGACTTCAGTGCCGACCGTATCCTGCGCTTTGTCATACATCCGAAGAGTATTATCCCCCACCCTTCTGCCGAAGCCATTGACGTAGATCCTAATTCCGGTCCGCGTCATCTCACTTTCAGCCCGAACGGCAAGTACGCGTATCTTATCAGCGAATTATCCGGTAATATCACCGCTTTCAGCTACTTGGATGGCAAACTGGAAAAGATACAGACCATTGCAGCCGACACACTTCGTGCACGTGGCAGTGCCGATATACATCTCAGTCCCGACGGGAAATACCTGTATGCCAGCAATCGCCTGAAAGGTGACGGTCTTGCCATCTTCGAAGTAAATCCGGAAACCGGTATGTTGGCAAAGGTCGGCTATCAGTTGACGGGGATTCATCCGCGTAACTTTATTATCACCCCGAACGGGAAATATCTGTTGGCCGCCTGCCGCGACAGTCATGTCATTCAGGTATTCCAACGAGATCCCGTAACAGGTCTGTTATCAGATACGCATCAAGACATCAGTATTGATAAACCTGTTTGCATCCAATTCGTAAAATAA
- a CDS encoding beta-glucosidase produces the protein MKKLIAMTLLLGGSTLLCAQKAVKIPAVYKPVKSEMYKKGWIDFNKNGVKDVYEDPNASLDARIEDLLSQMTLEEKTCQMVTLYGYKRVLKDDLPTPEWKQMLWKDGIGAIDEHLNGFQQWGLPPSDNPYVWPASRHAWALNEVQRFFIEETRLGIPVDFTNEGIRGVESYRATNFPTQLGLGHTWNRELIRQVGLITGREARMLGYTNVYAPILDVGRDQRWGRYEEVYGESPYLVAELGIEMVRGMQHNHQVAATGKHFVAYSNNKGAREGMARVDPQMSPREVEMIHVYPFKRVIKEAGLLGVMSSYNDYDGVPIQGSYYWLTTRLRGEMGFRGYVVSDSDAVEYLYTKHSTAKDMKEAVRQSVEAGLNVRCTFRSPDSYVLPLRELVKEGGLSEEVINDRVRDILRVKFLVGLFDAPYQTDLAGADREVEKAENESLALQASRESLVLLKNENNVLPLDINNVKKIAVCGPNADEEGYALTHYGPLAVEVNTVLEGIRQKTEGKAEVLYTKGCDLVDANWPESELIDYPMTDSEQAEIDKAVENARQADVAVVVLGGGQRTCGENKSRSSLDLPGRQLKLLQAVQATGKPVVLVLINGRPLSINWADKFVPAILEAWYPGSKGGTAVADVLFGDYNPGGKLTVTFPKSVGQIPFNFPCKPSSQIDGGKNPGPDGNMSRVNGALYSFGYGLSYTTFEYSDIEISPKVITPNQKATVRCKVTNTGKRAGDEVVQLYVRDILSSVTTYEKNLAGFERIHLQPGETKEVVFTLDRKQLELLDKHMEWVVEPGDFSIMVGASSEDIRLSGKLTVEDPNAPMQAQAKTDAPVTASTNPESVMNVLDKKMNTVWEGNKGDYITFALENGSKVDGVSIAFSRGNGLPAEFEIQLSSGGGQFLTVYSGTVSEYGKLISYTFKGTTASDLRIVLNDDRVGVAEVDFNEE, from the coding sequence ATGAAGAAACTAATTGCAATGACACTACTGCTCGGAGGCAGTACTCTGCTCTGCGCACAAAAGGCCGTGAAGATACCGGCTGTGTACAAACCCGTCAAAAGCGAAATGTACAAAAAAGGCTGGATTGATTTCAACAAAAACGGAGTGAAGGATGTATACGAAGATCCAAATGCCTCACTGGATGCACGTATCGAAGATCTACTCAGCCAGATGACACTGGAAGAAAAGACATGCCAGATGGTAACCCTCTACGGTTACAAACGTGTACTAAAGGACGACCTCCCCACCCCTGAATGGAAACAAATGCTTTGGAAAGACGGTATCGGTGCCATCGACGAACACTTGAACGGTTTCCAACAATGGGGACTTCCCCCATCGGATAATCCCTATGTATGGCCGGCATCCCGCCATGCCTGGGCACTGAATGAAGTACAACGCTTCTTCATAGAAGAAACGCGTCTCGGCATCCCCGTAGATTTTACGAACGAAGGTATCCGCGGAGTAGAAAGTTACCGTGCAACCAATTTCCCCACACAACTAGGATTGGGACATACCTGGAACCGCGAACTGATACGCCAGGTAGGATTAATCACCGGACGGGAAGCCCGTATGCTGGGATATACCAATGTGTATGCTCCCATTCTCGATGTCGGTCGTGACCAGCGTTGGGGACGCTATGAGGAGGTATATGGGGAATCTCCTTACCTCGTTGCCGAACTGGGTATTGAAATGGTACGCGGCATGCAACATAACCATCAGGTAGCAGCAACCGGAAAACATTTCGTTGCTTACAGTAACAACAAGGGCGCCCGCGAAGGTATGGCACGTGTAGACCCGCAAATGTCACCACGCGAAGTGGAAATGATACATGTCTACCCCTTCAAACGGGTGATAAAGGAAGCGGGACTATTGGGAGTGATGAGTTCGTACAATGATTACGATGGTGTCCCCATACAAGGCAGTTATTATTGGCTGACTACACGCCTGCGTGGCGAGATGGGATTCCGGGGGTATGTGGTTTCGGACAGTGATGCCGTTGAATATCTTTATACCAAACACAGCACCGCCAAAGATATGAAAGAAGCCGTGCGTCAAAGTGTAGAAGCCGGTCTGAATGTACGTTGCACCTTCCGGTCACCGGATTCATATGTATTGCCTTTGCGCGAATTGGTAAAAGAGGGCGGACTAAGCGAAGAAGTGATTAACGACCGTGTACGTGACATTCTGCGTGTAAAATTCCTCGTAGGGCTGTTCGATGCTCCCTATCAGACTGACCTTGCAGGAGCCGATAGAGAAGTAGAGAAAGCTGAAAATGAATCTCTTGCACTGCAAGCCTCACGCGAAAGCCTCGTCTTATTGAAGAATGAAAACAACGTGTTGCCATTGGATATCAACAACGTGAAGAAGATAGCAGTTTGCGGCCCCAATGCGGACGAAGAGGGATACGCACTGACACACTACGGTCCTTTGGCAGTAGAAGTAAACACAGTGCTGGAAGGCATTCGCCAAAAAACTGAAGGCAAAGCAGAAGTGCTCTATACCAAAGGCTGTGACCTTGTAGACGCCAACTGGCCGGAAAGTGAACTTATCGACTATCCGATGACAGATAGCGAACAAGCTGAAATCGATAAAGCAGTAGAAAATGCACGTCAGGCAGATGTAGCCGTAGTCGTATTAGGAGGCGGACAGCGTACCTGCGGTGAAAACAAATCTCGCAGCAGCCTCGATCTTCCGGGACGACAACTGAAACTACTTCAAGCTGTACAAGCAACCGGAAAGCCCGTCGTACTGGTGCTGATTAACGGTCGCCCGCTATCCATCAATTGGGCAGACAAGTTCGTTCCCGCTATTTTAGAAGCATGGTATCCGGGTTCCAAAGGTGGAACAGCAGTAGCCGATGTGCTCTTCGGAGATTATAATCCGGGCGGAAAACTGACAGTCACTTTCCCGAAAAGTGTCGGACAAATTCCTTTCAACTTCCCCTGCAAACCTTCTTCACAGATTGACGGTGGAAAGAATCCGGGGCCGGATGGAAACATGTCACGCGTCAACGGTGCACTCTATTCATTCGGATACGGTCTGAGTTACACCACCTTTGAGTATTCCGACATCGAAATTAGTCCGAAAGTAATTACACCGAACCAAAAGGCAACCGTACGCTGCAAAGTAACAAATACCGGAAAACGTGCAGGCGATGAAGTGGTTCAGCTGTATGTTCGCGATATCCTGAGCAGCGTTACCACTTACGAAAAGAATCTGGCAGGCTTTGAGCGTATCCACCTGCAACCGGGAGAAACGAAAGAGGTAGTTTTCACCCTCGACCGCAAACAGCTGGAATTACTGGATAAGCACATGGAATGGGTGGTGGAACCGGGAGACTTCAGCATTATGGTAGGTGCTTCTTCCGAAGACATCCGCCTGAGTGGAAAATTAACAGTAGAAGATCCAAACGCCCCCATGCAAGCACAGGCAAAAACGGATGCTCCCGTAACTGCCAGCACCAATCCGGAAAGTGTAATGAACGTGCTCGATAAAAAAATGAATACTGTTTGGGAAGGAAATAAAGGAGATTATATTACCTTTGCCTTGGAGAACGGCTCCAAGGTAGATGGCGTTTCCATTGCATTCAGCAGAGGCAACGGTCTGCCGGCGGAGTTTGAAATCCAGCTTTCAAGTGGCGGCGGACAATTCCTGACAGTTTATTCGGGTACAGTCAGCGAATACGGAAAGTTGATTTCATATACGTTCAAAGGAACTACTGCCAGCGACTTGCGCATTGTACTGAATGACGATCGTGTAGGAGTGGCGGAAGTGGATTTTAATGAAGAATGA
- a CDS encoding type II toxin-antitoxin system RelE/ParE family toxin, which translates to MEAKERFKVVYSAGAKEFLQRITSKAREKIISNARKASYTIDPKLFKKLTGTDLWEFRTLYDGKQYRLLAFWDKTKEVDTLVIASHGFIKKTDKTPIKEIERASKIMKEYFELK; encoded by the coding sequence ATGGAGGCAAAAGAAAGATTTAAAGTTGTTTACTCGGCTGGTGCCAAAGAATTTCTGCAAAGGATAACTTCAAAAGCAAGGGAAAAGATTATTAGTAATGCACGTAAAGCAAGTTATACAATTGATCCCAAACTGTTCAAAAAGTTAACAGGCACTGATCTTTGGGAGTTTAGAACATTATATGATGGTAAGCAATATCGTCTATTGGCTTTCTGGGATAAAACGAAAGAGGTGGATACATTAGTAATTGCTTCTCATGGGTTTATTAAGAAAACAGATAAAACGCCTATCAAGGAAATAGAGCGAGCAAGTAAGATAATGAAAGAATATTTTGAACTCAAATAA
- a CDS encoding helix-turn-helix domain-containing protein — protein MKEMKFYTQEEIEDELIGKRGTPERDRYEEQLDLFLIGEAIKQARQAKNLTQEDLGKLVGVQKAQISRIENGKNLTFATVIKLFKAMGLSARLEVDSLGKIALC, from the coding sequence ATGAAAGAAATGAAATTTTATACGCAAGAGGAGATTGAGGATGAGTTGATAGGTAAAAGAGGTACTCCGGAGCGTGACAGGTATGAGGAACAGTTAGATCTATTTCTCATAGGAGAAGCTATTAAGCAAGCGAGGCAAGCCAAAAACTTAACTCAAGAAGACTTAGGTAAACTTGTTGGCGTACAGAAAGCTCAAATATCAAGGATTGAAAACGGTAAGAACTTAACCTTTGCTACAGTGATAAAGCTTTTCAAGGCAATGGGATTGAGTGCCAGGTTAGAAGTAGATAGCTTGGGAAAGATAGCCTTGTGTTAA